One genomic window of Mycteria americana isolate JAX WOST 10 ecotype Jacksonville Zoo and Gardens chromosome 6, USCA_MyAme_1.0, whole genome shotgun sequence includes the following:
- the ENO4 gene encoding LOW QUALITY PROTEIN: enolase 4 (The sequence of the model RefSeq protein was modified relative to this genomic sequence to represent the inferred CDS: inserted 2 bases in 1 codon) — protein MEPGGRRQQQQRRLQGPRQEAAEYYRGHRVPQRMEEALNALFPQRPADLYGELANYFSKFSKAPVICKLVGRKVLDGVGQPTLEVEIYCTVKNYEKRICSTVMSSHSQIPENALPETTEADEKEINDSVNTAVEWVNESLNMMLRDLKPTDQSKVDKMLGEYFTKKVEEKKEIQKQEEGEAEATLALTSCTPSATALPGEKKAAKPGKKVAVAERMIPPAEPVESVLCGSLAIGGTSLAIAKAGATISRIPLYLHIALLKRNQNSPKEISLPLPMVTLLNCEKFSPAKLKLVKEVMIIPAVHLSLKQGIERVLDIQKEMMRLLEPPGKAPSPQLADSKKGRAHNRGKKAPPRALKRISHLGCLITGCDNLEQPLLLMQTACNNIGLELGTDMYLAINCAAHELMDYVKGKYEILTGTFKSPDEMVDMYVELINKFPFVIALIDPLRKEDRQQWNNICCALGSKCYLIAEDAATCIAKLKIDQNINIPTCSGVVLKYINQTKVSDLIELTGLLDGQRHITILGSPDGESSDDSLVDLAVGVGARFIKLGGLSRGERVTKYNRLLAIEEELAKNRTLREANLEFIAFAEESQPKNQLPDALPPPKQDLLPPQXSQPALQVHSLLAEHPENSTLT, from the exons ATggagcccggcgggcggcggcagcagcagcagcggaggCTCCAGGGGCCGCGGCAGGAGGCGGCGGAGTACTACCGAGGCCACCGAGTGCCGCAGCGGATGGAGGAAGCGCTCAACGCCCTCTTCCCCCAGCGCCCCGCGGATCTCTACGGGGAGCTG gCTAACTACTTTTCTAAATTTTCAAAAGCTCCAGTAATATGCAAATTAGTTGGAAGAAAAGTTCTTGATGGAGTTGGCCAGCCAACATTAGAAGTGGAAATATACTGTACAGTTAAAAACTATGAGAAG AGGATTTGTTCCACTGTCATGTCTTCTCATTCTCAAATACCTGAAAATGCTTTACCTGAAACAACTGAAGctgatgagaaagaaataaatgactCTGTTAACACTGCTGTGGAATGGGTGAATGAGTCACTGAACATGATGTTAAGAGACTTGAAGCCTACTGACCAGTCTAAAGTTGATAAGATGCTTGG TGAATACTTTAcaaaaaaggtagaagaaaaaaaagaaattcaaaagcaagaagaaggagaagcagaagccaCTCTTGCCCTTACTTCATGCACTCCATCAGCAACAGCactacctggggaaaaaaaagcagcaaaaccag GGAAGAAGGTGGCAGTTGCAGAGAGAATGATCCCACCTGCAGAACCTGTTGAATCTGTGCTTTGTGGCAGCTTAGCCATTGGGGGAACATCACTTGCTATAGCTAAGGCTGGTGCCACCATTAGCCGTATCCCGTTGTACTTACATATTGCACTGCTGAAACGTAATCAG AATTCACCTAAAGAAATTAGTCTGCCACTCCCAATGGTTACTCTGTTGAACTGTGAAAAATTTTcacctgcaaaactgaaattaGTAAAAGAAGTTATGATTATACCGGCAGTTCACTTATCACTCAAACAG GGCATAGAAAGAGTTCTGGATATTCAGAAAGAAATGATGAGACTCTTGGAGCCTCCAGGCAAAGCG CCCAGTCCTCAGCTAGCAGACAGTAAGAAAGGCAGAGCACATAATAGAGGGAAGAAAGCTCCG cCACGAGCCTTAAAAAGAATATCACACTTAGGTTGCCTAATAACAGGATGTGATAATCTAGAACAACCGCTGCTCCTAATGCAAACAGCTTGCAACAATATAGGTCTGGAGCTAGGAACCGACATGTACTTAGCAATAAATTGTGCTGCTCATGAATTGATGGATTAC gttaaaggaaaatatgaaatactcACTGGAACGTTCAAAAGTCCTGATGAAATGGTTGACATGTATGTGGAACTGATTAATAAATTTCCTTTTGTTATTGCATTAATAGATCCCTTAAGAAAAGAG GACAGACAACAATGGAATAACATATGTTGTGCTCTTGGTTCCAAATGTTACCTGATTGCTGAAGATGCTGCCACATGTATTGCCAAACTTAAAATTGACCAAAACATAAACATACCAACGTGCAGCGGTGTTGTCCTAAAATATATTAACCAAACCAAGGTATCAGACCTCATAGAACTTACTGGACTTCTAGACG GTCAGAGACATATTACCATATTAGGAAGTCCAGATGGAGAATCTTCTGATGACAGCCTTGTGGATCTG GCTGTTGGAGTGGGTGCCAGGTTTATCAAGTTGGGAGGTCTTTCCCGCGGAGAAAGGGTGACCAAATACAACCGCCTTCTTGCTATAGAGGAAGAACTGGCCAAGAATAGAACACTAC GTGAAGCAAATCTTGAATTTATTGCTTTTGCTGAAGAATCACAGCCAAAAAACCAACTTCCTGATGCACTTCCTCCCCCAAAGCAGGATTTGTTGCCTCCACA CTCTCAGCCAGCCCTGCAGGTTCACAGCCTGCTTGCTGAGCACCCAGAGAACAGCACACTGACCTAG